From a single Lentisphaera profundi genomic region:
- a CDS encoding SNF2-related protein: MTLAKKFKWNFGAAIRTRGKAIFNNHKIMVINKSPDDLYLEAKLKGSSEYTVYFALLNEQLYGACTCPYYEECKHMWAVLLLADVEGRFRGALEDQVSDFLEDHDDLDADSFVQTNSFSSVKDKEDWQKKQDDLKERLFCEERFRWYGLANKPSLLRALDEIEAQFPEGLLVRDSKAFWDLYSLEEHGFEYGFEKYYSPELDKLLSSISDQDDLSSHLLQAFTQKEEVLYRIDPERCSTYEVAFQVTARKMKKNGEWGVQKNDSKAVAIAANPLDMRILDFMDYGSNGIDHYAYYHNDTVVSGSKMTSIADLLIETGRCYVDDKLLVGGEQEELEYLLQVTQENENDYTVKPLIYRSGKKWLSVNSLSMICTRGFIHKAAWYALDLSSFQHFLRGFENSKDLVFNALQFGKLQEKIFAAIEAPRLLMPEELQVKQISVPLTKSILFEESQHKFNRKAQCRVNITFNYDELNFTIEDKRRGMLTDEGFVRRDVAAEEAAIVEIQNCDIRLHEGELLIPNDSIYSNLQHLSSHNWEVKVKGNPIRSQTNMKLKVKSGIDWLEVDGAVSFGDEDISLYDLIDRIKENQNTIILNDGSLGYFREEDFLKLQGLLKLGKKTKDGYQFQNSQTFILDALLADQPEVSFDEAFQKARKKLNGFKGIGKKSPPKSLQGELRPYQKEGLAWLHFTREFGVGACLADDMGLGKTVQVISLLEHRRLDKKVKKPTLIIMPTSLIFNWQREFEKFTPAMNVYVHVGVERTKEPKDFKKHDVILTTYGLMRNDIEMLKDFSFDYAILDEGQAIKNASTASAKAARLIQADHRIIMSGTPIENHLGELWSLFEFLNPGMLGTASAFRNFNASVQDKTTLEVFSKALRPMILRRKKEDVAKDLPAKTEQTLYCQMEDKQLKYYNKLRDAYRQELLGVGDAEFRKSKLKILEALTRLRQAACHPGLIDTKQMNDGSAKLQMVIPQIAEVIDEGHKVLVFSQFTKFLGLVKKEFDKLKISYEYLDGRTKNREAKVDKFQNDPDCKLFLISLKAGGTGLNLTEAEYVYLLDPWWNPATEAQAIDRAHRIGQKRKVFAYRVIAKDSIEEKILELQESKKALADSILSGDNKSLRSLTKEDLETLFS, from the coding sequence ATGACTTTAGCAAAGAAATTCAAATGGAACTTTGGGGCTGCAATTCGCACTCGCGGCAAGGCGATATTTAATAATCATAAAATCATGGTGATTAATAAGAGTCCTGACGATCTATACCTAGAAGCGAAATTGAAGGGATCATCTGAGTATACAGTCTATTTTGCTTTGCTTAATGAGCAGTTATATGGTGCTTGTACTTGCCCTTATTATGAAGAATGTAAGCACATGTGGGCGGTACTATTATTAGCTGATGTAGAAGGGCGATTTAGGGGTGCTCTCGAAGATCAAGTTTCAGATTTTCTTGAAGATCATGATGATTTGGATGCGGATTCTTTTGTGCAAACAAATAGCTTTTCGAGTGTTAAGGATAAGGAAGACTGGCAAAAAAAGCAGGATGATTTGAAAGAACGTTTGTTTTGTGAAGAGCGTTTTAGGTGGTATGGCTTAGCAAATAAGCCATCTTTACTGCGTGCCTTGGATGAGATTGAAGCACAGTTCCCCGAGGGCTTACTAGTTCGTGATAGCAAGGCTTTTTGGGACTTATATTCACTGGAAGAGCATGGCTTTGAATATGGTTTTGAAAAATACTACAGTCCTGAGTTGGATAAACTTTTAAGTTCAATAAGTGATCAGGATGATTTAAGTAGCCACCTCTTACAAGCTTTTACGCAGAAGGAAGAAGTACTTTACCGTATTGACCCAGAAAGGTGTAGCACCTATGAAGTAGCTTTTCAGGTCACGGCGCGAAAAATGAAAAAAAATGGTGAATGGGGCGTGCAAAAAAATGACTCCAAGGCCGTTGCTATAGCTGCTAATCCTTTGGACATGCGAATACTGGATTTCATGGATTACGGTTCCAATGGAATTGATCACTATGCTTATTATCATAATGACACCGTAGTGTCGGGGTCAAAAATGACGAGCATAGCAGATTTATTGATTGAAACTGGGCGTTGTTATGTGGACGACAAACTACTGGTGGGCGGTGAGCAAGAGGAATTAGAGTACCTGCTTCAGGTAACACAGGAAAATGAAAATGATTATACAGTGAAGCCCTTGATTTATCGTTCGGGTAAAAAATGGCTGTCAGTTAATTCTTTGTCAATGATATGTACGCGTGGCTTTATTCATAAAGCGGCTTGGTATGCACTGGACTTGTCTTCGTTTCAACATTTTTTAAGAGGCTTTGAAAACTCTAAGGACCTTGTTTTTAATGCGCTACAATTTGGAAAGTTACAGGAGAAGATTTTTGCAGCAATTGAAGCTCCACGACTTCTTATGCCCGAAGAACTGCAAGTTAAACAAATAAGTGTACCATTGACGAAATCTATTCTTTTTGAAGAAAGCCAACATAAATTTAATCGAAAAGCTCAGTGCCGAGTCAATATCACTTTTAATTATGATGAGCTTAATTTTACCATCGAGGATAAACGTCGTGGTATGTTGACTGACGAAGGATTTGTTCGACGAGATGTAGCAGCGGAAGAGGCGGCAATAGTGGAGATCCAAAATTGTGATATTCGTCTTCACGAAGGTGAGCTGTTAATTCCCAATGATTCGATTTATAGTAACTTACAGCACCTCAGTTCCCACAATTGGGAAGTCAAAGTCAAGGGCAACCCGATTCGTTCGCAAACGAATATGAAACTCAAGGTCAAGAGTGGTATTGATTGGTTAGAAGTTGATGGGGCGGTTAGTTTTGGTGATGAGGATATTTCACTTTATGACCTGATTGATCGCATTAAAGAAAATCAAAACACGATTATACTGAATGATGGTAGCCTTGGATATTTCCGCGAGGAGGACTTCTTGAAGCTTCAAGGCCTACTCAAGTTGGGAAAGAAAACCAAGGATGGCTATCAATTTCAAAATAGCCAAACTTTCATTCTCGATGCCCTCTTGGCGGATCAGCCGGAAGTCAGTTTTGACGAGGCGTTTCAAAAAGCCCGCAAGAAACTAAATGGCTTTAAGGGCATAGGAAAAAAGAGTCCTCCCAAGAGCTTGCAGGGAGAACTACGACCTTATCAGAAGGAAGGTCTCGCTTGGTTGCACTTCACACGGGAGTTTGGCGTGGGGGCCTGTTTGGCGGACGATATGGGACTCGGGAAAACGGTGCAGGTGATCTCACTTTTAGAGCATCGTCGTTTAGATAAAAAAGTGAAGAAGCCCACGCTTATTATTATGCCGACCTCATTGATTTTTAACTGGCAACGAGAGTTCGAAAAATTTACGCCTGCAATGAACGTATATGTTCACGTAGGAGTAGAAAGAACTAAAGAACCGAAAGATTTTAAAAAACATGATGTGATTTTAACAACTTACGGTTTGATGCGCAATGATATTGAAATGCTCAAGGATTTTTCATTTGATTACGCCATACTCGATGAGGGACAAGCGATAAAGAATGCTTCTACTGCGAGTGCAAAGGCAGCGCGTTTGATTCAGGCTGATCACCGTATCATTATGAGTGGTACGCCTATAGAAAACCATCTTGGTGAGCTTTGGAGTTTGTTTGAGTTTCTCAATCCCGGCATGTTGGGCACGGCCTCTGCCTTTAGAAACTTCAATGCTTCGGTACAGGATAAGACAACTTTAGAAGTCTTTAGCAAGGCACTTCGCCCCATGATCTTACGGCGTAAAAAAGAAGATGTGGCCAAAGATTTACCGGCTAAAACGGAGCAGACACTTTATTGTCAAATGGAGGACAAGCAGCTCAAGTATTATAATAAATTACGAGATGCCTATCGTCAGGAACTCTTGGGTGTTGGCGACGCGGAGTTCCGCAAGAGTAAATTAAAGATTCTCGAAGCTCTGACACGCCTGCGTCAAGCGGCTTGTCACCCAGGCCTGATTGATACAAAACAAATGAACGACGGTAGCGCTAAGCTACAGATGGTGATCCCTCAGATTGCCGAAGTCATTGACGAGGGGCACAAGGTGCTGGTCTTTTCACAATTCACTAAGTTTCTCGGCTTGGTAAAAAAAGAGTTCGATAAGCTCAAAATCTCTTACGAATACCTCGATGGACGCACAAAAAATCGTGAAGCCAAAGTGGACAAATTCCAGAATGATCCTGACTGCAAGCTCTTTCTTATTAGTCTCAAGGCGGGAGGTACGGGACTGAATCTCACCGAAGCTGAGTATGTCTATCTACTTGACCCCTGGTGGAACCCAGCAACAGAAGCTCAAGCGATTGATCGAGCCCACCGCATAGGACAAAAACGTAAGGTATTCGCCTACCGCGTTATAGCTAAAGATTCGATTGAGGAAAAAATTCTTGAACTTCAAGAAAGTAAAAAAGCCTTAGCAGACTCGATTCTCAGTGGCGATAATAAAAGCTTACGCAGCTTAACTAAGGAAGATTTAGAGACCCTCTTTTCCTAG
- a CDS encoding carbohydrate ABC transporter permease, with protein sequence MSWKRHKRLKSWSSAMVLTGISLVFIYPFIWMFFSSFKTNPEIYQSNQLLPQSQEFKQQRQVLIQNDQKVVNRANSFREKRKLKATIKVLAKTPAEELSSGQKLELKQAQTTLDKLNTPAPLQEPEKTVLKEDSSLWSILTNLDFQYFKILLKSNKPHLAKLQKQIDAEADSGKVAALQKEYDFLAQYQYFDFSQVFMNSLIIALLHCLGAVALSASAGYVFAKFEFPGKKALFTLAILVILIPKQALILPLFEWINLIGLSNSHGGIILPGALNAIGLLFFTQIWKQVPNDLLDICRLEGASEIRTFIHALPLISSALLSFALLDFIMSWNEHLLPLIVLQSPDKQTLPLALSQLMGAGLGEPLAVIMAGATFTILPTLTLFALLYRRIKSSLSELHIH encoded by the coding sequence ATGAGCTGGAAACGCCATAAACGCTTAAAAAGCTGGTCTTCTGCTATGGTATTGACGGGTATCTCACTGGTCTTTATCTACCCTTTTATTTGGATGTTTTTTTCGAGCTTTAAGACCAACCCAGAAATTTATCAATCCAATCAACTACTCCCTCAGAGTCAAGAATTTAAACAGCAACGTCAAGTGCTGATTCAAAACGATCAAAAAGTCGTCAATCGCGCCAATAGCTTTCGCGAAAAGCGCAAACTTAAGGCAACAATTAAAGTGCTCGCGAAAACCCCTGCTGAAGAACTGAGTTCGGGACAAAAACTTGAACTCAAACAGGCGCAAACTACACTCGATAAGTTAAATACTCCTGCGCCACTTCAAGAGCCCGAGAAGACTGTGTTAAAAGAAGATAGTTCGCTGTGGTCAATACTGACTAACTTGGATTTCCAATACTTCAAAATCTTACTCAAATCCAATAAGCCCCATCTCGCTAAGCTCCAAAAACAAATTGATGCAGAAGCTGATTCTGGCAAAGTCGCTGCTTTACAAAAAGAATATGATTTTCTTGCTCAATATCAATATTTTGATTTTAGCCAAGTGTTCATGAATTCACTCATTATTGCCTTATTACATTGTTTAGGAGCCGTGGCTTTAAGTGCCTCCGCGGGCTATGTCTTTGCTAAGTTTGAATTCCCTGGAAAAAAAGCCCTTTTCACTCTCGCGATCTTAGTCATTCTCATTCCCAAGCAAGCACTCATTTTACCCCTCTTCGAATGGATTAACCTTATAGGGCTCAGCAACTCTCATGGGGGAATCATTTTACCCGGAGCCTTAAACGCCATTGGCCTGCTCTTTTTTACTCAGATTTGGAAGCAGGTCCCCAATGATCTTTTGGATATCTGTCGCTTAGAAGGAGCCAGTGAGATCCGTACCTTTATTCATGCCCTGCCCTTAATTAGTTCGGCTTTACTCAGCTTTGCCTTACTCGATTTCATCATGTCTTGGAATGAACATCTATTGCCCCTCATTGTCCTTCAGAGCCCCGACAAACAAACCCTTCCCCTCGCACTCAGTCAACTCATGGGGGCGGGCCTCGGCGAGCCCCTAGCCGTGATCATGGCTGGAGCGACATTCACCATCCTGCCAACACTTACCCTCTTTGCCCTACTCTACCGCCGTATCAAATCCTCTTTATCAGAACTGCACATTCACTAA
- a CDS encoding carbohydrate ABC transporter permease: protein MSFTSDPNTIANQNSTESFIGLSHYYDLIKDPTYHKALKNTTVYTLGSICIIIPFSFFLAHLLLACQKTLRPIFSFILIVPGITPPIVLSILFLLFFHGENGILNQFIAAPLLSLLKSVNSPWAESLPDFINWQKDPRFIMFALIFQSVWRWTGFITLFFLCSLQAIPKNLEEAIELEGASFFKRLIHLRIPACSHVILFAIIYLMVDSIAMFAGAYRLLGGSGGTDDAGLLLISYVYQTGFTFQQFNRAAAISMSIVPGLASLIWLLFWRQKKDVVQ from the coding sequence ATGAGCTTCACGTCCGATCCCAATACCATTGCCAATCAAAATAGCACCGAAAGCTTTATTGGCTTAAGTCATTATTATGATTTAATTAAAGATCCCACTTATCACAAAGCTCTGAAAAACACCACCGTTTATACTCTGGGCTCCATTTGTATCATCATCCCCTTTTCTTTTTTTCTGGCGCATTTATTACTTGCTTGCCAAAAAACTTTGCGCCCCATTTTTAGTTTCATTCTGATTGTTCCAGGAATTACGCCCCCGATCGTACTATCCATTTTGTTCCTGCTCTTTTTTCACGGAGAAAATGGCATCCTCAATCAATTTATTGCCGCGCCTTTACTCTCACTTCTCAAATCAGTGAATTCCCCTTGGGCAGAAAGCCTCCCCGACTTCATTAATTGGCAAAAAGATCCACGCTTCATTATGTTTGCGCTTATCTTTCAGTCAGTGTGGCGCTGGACTGGTTTTATCACCCTCTTCTTTCTTTGTTCCCTACAAGCAATCCCCAAAAACCTTGAAGAAGCGATTGAACTTGAAGGTGCTAGCTTCTTCAAACGGCTCATCCATTTACGCATCCCCGCTTGCTCCCACGTCATTCTTTTTGCCATCATTTATTTAATGGTTGATTCCATTGCGATGTTCGCAGGTGCTTACCGCTTGCTCGGTGGATCTGGTGGCACCGATGATGCCGGGCTCCTACTCATTTCTTATGTCTATCAAACGGGTTTCACTTTCCAGCAATTCAATCGTGCCGCCGCCATCAGTATGTCGATTGTGCCTGGTCTCGCCTCCCTCATTTGGTTGCTCTTTTGGCGGCAAAAAAAGGATGTGGTACAATGA